A genomic segment from Streptomyces sp. NBC_00459 encodes:
- the map gene encoding type I methionyl aminopeptidase: MVQIKTPEQIAKMREAGLVVAAIHAATREAAVPGASTKDLDEVARKVLAEHNAKPNFLGYGGFPATICTSVNEVVVHGIPSDEVVLKDGDIISIDCGAIIDGWHGDAAYTAFVGSGHAPELIELSRVTEESMWAGIAAMKLGNRLVDISRAIETYIRRQPKAGGGRYGIIEDYGGHGIGTEMHMDPHLLNYVERKRGKGPKLVPGFCLAIEPMVSLGTPRTEVLADDWTVITTDGTWSSHWEHSVALTEAGPLVLTSPDGGAAKLAEHGVTAAPDPLA, encoded by the coding sequence ATGGTGCAGATCAAGACCCCCGAGCAGATCGCCAAGATGCGCGAGGCGGGGCTTGTCGTCGCCGCCATCCACGCGGCCACTCGTGAGGCGGCCGTGCCGGGCGCCAGTACGAAGGATCTGGACGAGGTCGCGCGGAAGGTGCTCGCAGAGCACAACGCGAAGCCGAACTTCCTTGGGTACGGCGGGTTCCCGGCGACGATCTGCACCTCCGTCAACGAGGTGGTCGTCCATGGCATCCCGTCCGACGAGGTCGTGCTGAAGGACGGGGACATCATCTCCATCGACTGCGGCGCGATCATCGACGGCTGGCACGGGGACGCGGCGTACACGGCGTTCGTCGGGTCGGGGCATGCTCCGGAGCTGATCGAGCTGTCCCGGGTGACGGAGGAGTCGATGTGGGCGGGGATCGCGGCGATGAAGCTGGGGAACCGGCTGGTCGACATCTCGCGTGCGATCGAGACGTACATCCGGCGTCAGCCGAAGGCGGGCGGCGGGCGGTACGGGATCATCGAGGACTACGGCGGGCATGGCATCGGGACCGAGATGCACATGGATCCGCATCTGCTGAACTACGTCGAGCGCAAGCGGGGGAAGGGGCCGAAGCTGGTCCCCGGGTTCTGTCTGGCCATCGAGCCGATGGTGTCGTTGGGTACGCCGAGGACGGAGGTCCTGGCGGACGACTGGACGGTCATCACGACGGACGGGACGTGGTCGTCGCACTGGGAGCATTCGGTGGCGTTGACCGAGGCGGGGCCGTTGGTGCTTACGTCTCCCGACGGGGGTGCGGCGAAGTTGGCCGAGCATGGGGTGACTGCGGCGCCGGATCCGCTGGCGTAG
- a CDS encoding adenylate kinase: protein MRIVLVGPPGAGKGTQAAFLAKNLLIPHISTGDLFRANISKQTDLGKLAKSYMDAGNLVPDEVTIAMAKDRMEQSDAVNGFLLDGFPRNVSQAEALDEMLKAESMKLDAVLDLEVPEDEVVKRIAGRRICRNDSAHVFHVTYQAPKAEGVCDTCGGELYQRDDDSEETVRKRLEVYHTQTEPIIDYYKAQGLVVTISALGKVEDVTSKAMAALKGDGEGE, encoded by the coding sequence ATGCGAATCGTCCTCGTCGGGCCGCCTGGTGCCGGGAAGGGAACGCAGGCCGCGTTCCTCGCCAAGAACCTGTTGATCCCGCACATCTCCACGGGCGACCTCTTCCGGGCCAACATCAGCAAGCAGACGGATCTCGGGAAACTCGCGAAGTCCTACATGGACGCGGGCAACCTGGTGCCGGACGAGGTCACCATCGCGATGGCCAAGGACCGCATGGAGCAGTCCGACGCGGTGAACGGCTTTCTGCTGGACGGCTTCCCGCGGAACGTTTCGCAGGCCGAGGCGCTGGACGAGATGCTGAAGGCCGAGTCCATGAAACTGGACGCGGTCCTCGACCTGGAGGTCCCCGAGGACGAGGTGGTCAAGCGCATCGCCGGCCGCCGCATCTGCCGTAACGACTCGGCGCACGTCTTCCACGTCACGTACCAGGCGCCGAAGGCCGAGGGTGTCTGTGACACCTGCGGTGGCGAGCTGTACCAGCGTGACGACGACTCCGAGGAGACGGTTCGCAAGCGGCTGGAGGTCTACCACACCCAGACCGAGCCGATCATCGACTACTACAAGGCCCAGGGCCTCGTGGTGACGATCTCGGCGCTGGGCAAGGTGGAGGATGTCACCAGCAAGGCGATGGCCGCGCTGAAGGGTGACGGCGAGGGCGAGTAG
- the secY gene encoding preprotein translocase subunit SecY has product MLTAFARAFKTPDLRKKLLFTLGIIVVYRVGTHIPIPGVDYQNVQTCIDAVSKNGSQGLFGLVNMFSGGALLQITIFALGIMPYITASIILQLLTVVIPRLEALKKEGQAGTAKITQYTRYLTVALAILQGTGLVATARSGALFSGCTVASEIVPDQSIFVTITMVVTMTAGTAVVMWLGELITDRGIGNGMSILMFISIAATFPSALWAIKTQGDLADGWIEFGTVIAVGLVMVALVVFVEQAQRRIPVQYAKRMIGRRSYGGTSTYIPLKVNQAGIIPVIFASSLLYIPALIAQFSGGTSAWKTWIEQNLTKGDHPVYIVTYFLLIVFFAFFYVAISFNPEEVADNMKKYGGFIPGIRAGRPTAEYLSYVLNRITWPGSLYLGLIALVPTMALVGFNANQNFPFGGTSILIIVGVGLETVKQIESQLQQRNYEGFLR; this is encoded by the coding sequence GTGCTCACCGCGTTCGCCCGGGCGTTCAAGACGCCCGACCTGCGCAAGAAGCTGCTCTTCACGCTCGGCATCATCGTGGTCTATCGGGTGGGTACGCACATCCCGATCCCAGGTGTCGACTATCAGAACGTCCAGACGTGTATCGACGCCGTCTCGAAGAACGGAAGCCAGGGCCTGTTCGGTCTGGTGAACATGTTCAGCGGCGGGGCACTGCTGCAGATCACGATCTTCGCGCTGGGCATCATGCCGTACATCACGGCGAGCATCATCCTGCAGCTGCTGACGGTGGTGATCCCGCGTCTGGAAGCCCTCAAGAAGGAGGGCCAGGCGGGCACAGCGAAGATCACGCAGTACACCCGTTACCTGACAGTGGCTCTCGCCATCCTCCAGGGCACCGGTCTGGTCGCCACCGCGCGCAGCGGTGCGCTCTTCAGCGGCTGCACCGTCGCCAGCGAGATCGTCCCGGACCAGTCGATCTTCGTGACCATCACCATGGTCGTCACCATGACCGCCGGCACGGCCGTCGTCATGTGGCTCGGTGAGCTCATCACCGACCGCGGTATCGGCAACGGCATGTCCATCCTGATGTTCATCTCGATCGCCGCCACCTTCCCGTCCGCGCTGTGGGCCATCAAGACCCAGGGCGACCTGGCGGACGGCTGGATCGAGTTCGGTACGGTCATCGCCGTCGGCCTCGTCATGGTCGCGCTGGTGGTCTTCGTCGAGCAGGCTCAGCGCCGTATTCCGGTCCAGTACGCGAAGCGCATGATCGGCCGCCGGTCCTACGGCGGCACGTCGACGTACATTCCGCTCAAGGTCAACCAGGCCGGCATCATCCCTGTGATCTTTGCCTCGTCACTGCTCTACATCCCCGCGCTGATCGCGCAGTTCTCCGGCGGCACGTCCGCCTGGAAGACATGGATCGAGCAGAACCTGACCAAGGGTGACCACCCGGTTTACATCGTCACGTACTTCCTGCTGATCGTTTTCTTCGCGTTCTTCTACGTCGCCATCTCCTTCAACCCCGAAGAAGTAGCCGACAACATGAAGAAGTATGGTGGCTTCATCCCGGGCATCCGGGCTGGTCGGCCGACTGCTGAGTACCTGAGTTACGTACTCAACCGGATCACCTGGCCGGGTTCGCTGTACCTGGGTCTGATCGCTCTCGTACCGACGATGGCGTTGGTCGGTTTCAATGCAAACCAGAACTTCCCGTTCGGCGGGACCAGCATCCTCATCATCGTGGGTGTGGGTCTTGAGACCGTGAAGCAGATTGAGAGCCAGCTCCAGCAGCGCAATTACGAAGGGTTCCTCCGCTGA
- the rplO gene encoding 50S ribosomal protein L15, with translation MAENNPLKIHNLRPAPGAKTAKTRVGRGEASKGKTAGRGTKGTKARYQVPERFEGGQMPLHMRLPKLKGFKNPFKTEYQVVNLDKLASLYPEGGEVTVEGLVANGAVRKNSLVKVLGQGEISVALQVTVDAVSGSAKEKITAAGGTVTELL, from the coding sequence ATGGCGGAGAACAACCCGCTCAAGATCCACAACCTTCGTCCTGCCCCGGGCGCCAAGACCGCCAAGACCCGTGTGGGTCGTGGTGAGGCGTCGAAGGGTAAGACGGCTGGACGTGGTACCAAGGGCACGAAGGCTCGTTACCAGGTTCCGGAGCGCTTCGAGGGTGGCCAGATGCCCCTCCACATGCGTCTCCCGAAGCTCAAGGGCTTCAAGAACCCGTTCAAGACCGAGTACCAGGTCGTGAACCTCGACAAGCTGGCGTCGCTGTACCCGGAGGGTGGCGAAGTCACCGTCGAGGGGCTCGTCGCCAACGGTGCGGTTCGCAAGAACAGCCTCGTCAAGGTCCTCGGCCAGGGCGAGATCTCCGTGGCGCTGCAGGTGACGGTCGACGCCGTCTCCGGCTCCGCCAAGGAGAAGATCACCGCCGCCGGCGGTACCGTCACCGAGCTGCTCTGA
- the rpmD gene encoding 50S ribosomal protein L30, whose translation MARLKVTQTKSYIGSKQNHRDTLRSLGLKGINTVVVKEDRPEFRGMVHTVRHLVTVEEVD comes from the coding sequence ATGGCTCGCCTCAAGGTCACGCAGACGAAGTCGTACATCGGCAGCAAGCAGAACCACCGTGACACCCTGCGGTCCCTTGGTCTCAAGGGGATCAACACCGTGGTCGTCAAGGAGGACCGCCCCGAGTTCCGCGGAATGGTTCACACCGTCCGCCACCTCGTGACGGTTGAGGAGGTCGACTGA
- the rpsE gene encoding 30S ribosomal protein S5, translating into MAGPQRRGSGAGGGERRDRKGRDGGAAAAEKTAYVERVVAINRVAKVVKGGRRFSFTALVVVGDGDGTVGVGYGKAKEVPAAIAKGVEEAKKHFFKVPRIQGTIPHPITGEKAAGVVLLKPASPGTGVIAGGPVRAVLECAGVHDILSKSLGSSNAINIVHATVAALKGLQRPEEIAARRGLPLEDVAPAALLRARAGAGA; encoded by the coding sequence ATGGCTGGACCCCAGCGCCGCGGAAGCGGTGCCGGTGGCGGCGAGCGGCGGGACCGGAAGGGCCGTGACGGCGGCGCTGCTGCCGCCGAGAAGACCGCGTACGTTGAGCGCGTTGTCGCGATCAACCGCGTCGCCAAGGTTGTGAAGGGTGGTCGTCGCTTCAGCTTCACTGCGCTCGTCGTAGTGGGCGATGGCGATGGCACCGTCGGTGTCGGTTACGGCAAGGCCAAGGAGGTGCCGGCCGCGATCGCCAAGGGTGTTGAAGAGGCCAAGAAGCACTTCTTCAAGGTCCCCCGTATCCAGGGCACCATCCCGCACCCGATCACGGGCGAGAAGGCCGCGGGCGTCGTCCTGCTCAAGCCTGCTTCCCCCGGTACCGGCGTTATCGCCGGTGGCCCGGTGCGTGCTGTCCTCGAGTGCGCCGGCGTTCACGACATCCTGTCGAAGTCGCTCGGCTCGTCGAACGCGATCAACATCGTGCACGCGACCGTGGCGGCCCTCAAGGGCCTGCAGCGTCCCGAGGAGATCGCGGCTCGCCGTGGTCTGCCCCTCGAGGACGTCGCCCCCGCGGCTCTGCTCCGTGCGCGTGCGGGAGCGGGTGCGTAA
- the rplR gene encoding 50S ribosomal protein L18: MAYGTKIAKGDAYKRAAIKRRHIRIRKKVNGTGERPRLVVTRSNRHIVAQVIDDIKGHTLASASTLDASIRGNEGEDKSAQAGKVGALVAERAKAAGVETVVFDRGGSRYAGRIAALADAAREAGLKF; encoded by the coding sequence ATGGCATACGGTACGAAGATCGCTAAGGGCGACGCTTACAAGCGTGCTGCCATCAAGCGTCGTCACATCCGGATCCGTAAGAAGGTCAACGGAACCGGTGAGCGTCCTCGCCTGGTGGTAACCCGCTCGAACCGCCACATCGTGGCCCAGGTCATCGACGACATCAAGGGTCACACCCTGGCGTCGGCGTCGACCCTGGACGCCTCGATCCGCGGTAACGAGGGCGAAGACAAGTCGGCGCAGGCCGGCAAGGTCGGCGCACTCGTCGCCGAGCGCGCCAAGGCCGCCGGTGTCGAGACCGTCGTGTTCGACCGTGGTGGCAGCCGGTACGCCGGGCGTATCGCCGCCCTGGCCGACGCCGCCCGCGAAGCCGGGCTCAAGTTCTGA
- the rplF gene encoding 50S ribosomal protein L6: MSRIGKLPITVPAGVDVTIDGRTVQVKGPKGTLSHTVAAPIDIAKGEDGVLNVTRPNDERQNKALHGLSRTLVANMITGVTAGYVKKLEISGVGYRVAAKGTSLEFALGYSHPITVDAPEGISFKVENPTRFSVEGIDKQKVGEVAANIRKLRKPDPYKAKGVKYEGEVIRRKVGKAGK; this comes from the coding sequence ATGTCGCGTATTGGCAAGCTCCCCATCACGGTTCCCGCCGGCGTGGACGTCACCATCGACGGCCGTACGGTCCAGGTGAAGGGCCCCAAGGGCACCCTCTCCCACACCGTCGCTGCGCCGATCGACATCGCCAAGGGTGAGGACGGCGTTCTCAACGTCACCCGCCCCAACGACGAGCGTCAGAACAAGGCCCTGCACGGCCTGTCCCGCACGCTGGTGGCGAACATGATCACCGGCGTGACCGCGGGTTACGTGAAGAAGCTCGAGATCAGCGGTGTCGGTTACCGCGTGGCGGCGAAGGGCACGAGCCTTGAGTTCGCGCTCGGCTACAGCCACCCGATCACCGTCGACGCCCCCGAGGGCATCAGCTTCAAGGTCGAGAACCCCACGCGGTTCTCGGTCGAGGGCATCGACAAGCAGAAGGTCGGCGAGGTTGCGGCCAACATCCGCAAGCTGCGCAAGCCCGACCCGTACAAGGCCAAGGGTGTCAAGTACGAGGGCGAAGTCATCCGGCGCAAGGTCGGAAAGGCGGGTAAGTAA